The Geoalkalibacter subterraneus genome contains the following window.
TTGCGGTCGAAGGGAAGTCGTTGAGTGCGCTGCTGAGCGATCTCTATCAGCGCGTCGGCGAATTCCACGCCCGGCGTGAAAATTTCCGTCTGACCCCTGAGCTGGAGGATTCTTTCGCCGAGAAGATCAAATCACCGCCGCAGGCTCTGGCCGGCAAAAAGATTGCTGAAGTGATTACCTTGGACGGCTGCAAGTTCCTCTTTGAAGACGGCACTTGGGTGCTTTTCAGGAAATCGGGCACCGAACCGGTGGTGCGGGTCTACGGGGAAGCCGGTGATGAAAAAGAACTGCAGCGCCTGATCGACGCTGCAGCGGAATTTGTCGGGGTTGTGAAGTAGGGTGTTGAGATGGGAGCAATGGGACCCATGAAAAGATCAAAAGCATGAATCCCATAAGTCTCATAGCTCTCATAAATCCCATTGTCCCATGAATAGAAAAAGGCGCGGGGTTTCCTCCGCGCCTTTTTCATATACTCAGGGTTGAAATCCTGTTCCGGATCAGCCAAGAATCTGCTTGATGTCTTCTTCGGCCGTGCCGATGGGAGCGATATTGTACTTCTCCACCAGGAAGTTGAGCACGTTGGGCGTGACGAACGCCGGCAGGCTCGGGCCGATCTTGATGTTCTTGATTCCGAGGTGCAGCAGAGTCAGCAGGATAGCAACCGCTTTCTGCTCGTACCAACTCAGGATCATTGACAGGGGCAGATCGTTGACGTCGCACTCGAAGGCTTCGGAGAGCGCCAGGGCGATCTTGACCGCCGAGTAGGCGTCGTTGCACTGGCCGACATCGAGCAGGCGCGGAATGCCGCCAATGTCGCCGAAGTCGAGCTTGTTGAAGCGGTATTTACCGCAGGCCAAGGTGAGGATGACGGTGTCCTCAGGCAGTTTTTCGGCAAACTCGGTGTAGTAGTTGCGCCCGCTCTTGGCGCCGTCGCAGCCGCCGATCAGGAAGAAGTGACGGATCTGGCCGCCTTTGACGGCTTCGATCACTTTGTCGGCAACGCCGAGAACGGCATTATGGCCGAAGCCCACCAGGATCTCTTTTCCGGGATTATCTTCGAAGCCAGGCAGTTCCTGCGCCTTCTTGATGACCTCGGAGAAATCCCAACCGTCGATGTGGTTGACGTCTGGCCACTGCACCAGTCCCCAAGTGAACAGCCGATCCTTGTAATTATCCGCCGGGCGCTGGATGCAGTTGGTGTTGAAGATGATTGCGCCGGGGAAGTTCTGGAACTCCTTGGCCTGATCCTGCCAGGCACCGCCGAAGTTTCCGGCCAGGTGAGCGTATTTATTCAGGCCGGGATAGCCGTGGGCGGGAATCATCTCGCCATGGGTGTAGATATTGATCCCTTTGCCTTCGGTCTGCTTGAGCAGCTCTTCGAGCATCTTCAGGTCGTGGCCGGAGACCAGGATCGCTTTGCCCCTTTTGGTGCCGAGCTGGACGGGCGTCGGGACCGGGTGCCCATAAGCGTCGGTGTGGGCCTTGTTGAGCAGTTCCATGGTGATCAGGTTGATCTCACCGCATTCGAGAGCCAGCGTGACAAAGTCCATCAGACCGAGATTCTTGTCGAGCGTGGCGGCCAATGCTTTGTGGGTAAATGCGTAAATGCGGTCGTCTTCCAGGCCCAGGATATAGGCGTGATCCGCATAGGCCGCATAGCCCTTGATTCCGTAGATGAGCAGTTCGATCACCGATTTGACGTCGGGATCAACGCTGTCGTCCTTGACTCCGTGCTCCTCACCCTGTCGGACCATCTCCGCAGTGGTCGACGCGAGCTTCCAGCTGCCGGCCGCTTCGGGAATATGAGGGCCGCCCTGTGCTTTTTCCGCCAGTGAGCGAGCCTTGTCGCGCATTTCAACGCCTTTGCGGACAAATTTTGCGACGGCTTCGGCGTCAAAGTCGACGTTGGTGACGGTGGTGAACAGGCCTTCA
Protein-coding sequences here:
- the hcp gene encoding hydroxylamine reductase; the encoded protein is MFCYQCEQAAQGTGCTKIGVCGKQPDVAALQDLLVYTLKGIAFWGNLARERGAKDPEIDRFMIEGLFTTVTNVDFDAEAVAKFVRKGVEMRDKARSLAEKAQGGPHIPEAAGSWKLASTTAEMVRQGEEHGVKDDSVDPDVKSVIELLIYGIKGYAAYADHAYILGLEDDRIYAFTHKALAATLDKNLGLMDFVTLALECGEINLITMELLNKAHTDAYGHPVPTPVQLGTKRGKAILVSGHDLKMLEELLKQTEGKGINIYTHGEMIPAHGYPGLNKYAHLAGNFGGAWQDQAKEFQNFPGAIIFNTNCIQRPADNYKDRLFTWGLVQWPDVNHIDGWDFSEVIKKAQELPGFEDNPGKEILVGFGHNAVLGVADKVIEAVKGGQIRHFFLIGGCDGAKSGRNYYTEFAEKLPEDTVILTLACGKYRFNKLDFGDIGGIPRLLDVGQCNDAYSAVKIALALSEAFECDVNDLPLSMILSWYEQKAVAILLTLLHLGIKNIKIGPSLPAFVTPNVLNFLVEKYNIAPIGTAEEDIKQILG